A single genomic interval of Spinacia oleracea cultivar Varoflay chromosome 6, BTI_SOV_V1, whole genome shotgun sequence harbors:
- the LOC130463993 gene encoding uncharacterized protein yields MPQKTKGVTSVGGRRGLRNSPTNNEQSECGSLSSSIGATSLISYNIFKTFHMYASTPGMRHYMLWLPQEASQAYSRHYHHLQHLLQILPSVLRRLESDMDVLNVVFLSRVLVATLRLTNIWCFICPQARIIIF; encoded by the exons ATGCCGCAAAAAACTAAGGGAGTTACTTCGGTTGGAGGTCGAAGAGGCCTTCGCAATTCACCTACTAACAACGAACAATCAG AGTGTGGTTCATTATCTTCTTCCATCGGTGCGACCTCCTTGATTTCCTACAACATTTTCAAAACTTTCCACATGTATGCCTCTACTCCGGGGATGCGACACTACATGTTATGGCTACCTCAAGAAGCATCACAAGCCTATTCTCGTCACTACCACCATCTGCAACATCTCTTGCAGATCTTACCTAGTGTACTACGTCGTTTGGAGTCAGATATGGATGTTCTGAATGTGGTTTTCCTGTCAAGAGTTCTAGTAGCAACACTTAGGCTTACGAATATCTGGTGCTTTATATGCCCACAAGCTAGGATCATCATCTTCTAA
- the LOC130463063 gene encoding protein FAR1-RELATED SEQUENCE 11-like — translation MAIEAGGEENLGHLKKDHLNYCTRLKMKQIEGDDAQEVTDIMYLELEGDEKIELFVWLLQTFKKSMGGKSPISIFTDQDATMNNVISQCTNKSVASSALPLSGLLKHASEVYTLSLFRDFEEEFGYSIATTKKLIWTQGNTQFYVVSIDEEPWSAQRVTYIHESQIVSCTCKNFEASGWLCYHYIRILHLHSVNRIPEQYIKKRWTKSAKSSVWNKLENEKPEEV, via the exons ATGGCAATTGAAGCTGGAGGTGAAGAAAATTTAGGGCACTTGAAGAAAGACCATCTAAATTACTGCACAAggttaaaaatgaagcaaatagAAGGAGATGATGCACAAGAAGTAACCGACATAATGTATTTAGAGCTTGAAG GAGATGAAAAGATTGAGTTGTTTGTGTGGCTTCTacaaactttcaaaaagtcaatGGGGGGAAAAAGTCCAATATCAATCTTTACAGATCAGGATGCAACAATGAACAATGTCATCAGTCAG TGTACTAA TAAATCAGTTGCATCATCGGCTTTACCACTATCTGGATtgctaaaacatgcatcagaaGTTTACACGTTGTCACTATTCAGAGACTTTGAGGAGGAATTTGGATATTCGAttgcaacaacaaaaaaattaatttggaCACAAG GTAATACTCAGTTCTATGTTGTGTCCATCGATGAAGAACCTTGGTCTGCACAGAGAGTAACATACATCCACGAGAGCCAGATAGTATCATGTACGTGTAAAAACTTTGAAGCTTCGGGATGGTTGTGCTACCACTACATTAGGATATTGCACCTTCATTCGGTTAACCGGATTCCAGAACAGTACATAAAAAAGAGGTGGACAAAATCTGCCAAGTCATCGGTTTGGAACAAATTAGAAAATGAAAAGCCGGAAGAGGTCTAG
- the LOC130463062 gene encoding glutathione S-transferase F11-like, whose protein sequence is MLKSSINAEAKKKGKSRAICRYISEKYASQGNIKLYGINPLEKASIEQWIEAESQSFNPPLGSLSKEKLAKVLDVYDRRLGESRYLAGDDFTLADLSHLPNAQYLVNGTDVGELFTSRDNVGRWWEEISSRESWKKVVEMQSSSFPKS, encoded by the exons atgttgaaATCTTCAATAAATGCAGAAGCTAAGAAGAAGGGAA AGTCAAGAGCAATATGCCGTTACATATCAGAGAAATATGCAAGCcaaggaaacataaaactaTATGGGATAAATCCACTGGAGAAAGCATCAATAGAACAGTGGATAGAGGCAGAGAGCCAAAGCTTCAATCCTCCATTAGGAAGCCTG AGCAAAGAAAAGCTAGCAAAAGTGCTTGATGTCTATGACAGAAGACTAGGGGAGAGCCGTTACTTGGCTGGGGATGATTTTACCTTAGCTGATCTCTCTCACTTGCCTAACGCACAGTATTTGGTGAATGGTACTGATGTTGGTGAGCTGTTCACGTCGAGAGATAATGTTGGTAGATGGTGGGAGGAGATTTCAAGCAGGGAGTCATGGAAGAAGGTTGTTGAAATGCAAAGCTCTTCCTTTCCTAAAAGTTAG